The following proteins are encoded in a genomic region of Syngnathoides biaculeatus isolate LvHL_M chromosome 15, ASM1980259v1, whole genome shotgun sequence:
- the adam15 gene encoding disintegrin and metalloproteinase domain-containing protein 12 isoform X9, with product MRQLLAPLLLLLLSAGVAFTDARSLKASHGPDAAPGSALRRSPPPERTRPFALVGGQRRSLREALQDGHPEHLRCGLEVRGEVLVLDLRKNRDLLPKAPNVFFYLADGTGVSLTDDPVTHCYYHGNVRGFPSSRVAVSTCSGLRGVIAVNASLSFEVRPREPGRDDDGGGGGGGGGGGDDEDAGDDEDHLIFSTGRLEDEAASGCGVAHEPPDTRRRRTAAHAQHRNKRDLLSETKYIELVLVADHQEFLNYQKNNKTIIYRMLDVANQVDWFYRPLKVRVALTGLEVWSDRDKIRVEKNPSATLNNFLLWRTRELLPRLRHDNAQLVMGSALDGTTVGMAAQGSMCSRDRSGGVNVDHLVSVLGVASTVAHELGHNLGMSHDTSERRCRCANQPRAGGCIMEPSTGFLPGQRFSSCSASDLSASLLRGGGMCLFNVPPPERLLGGPRCGNLYVEPGEECDCGLLEECQDLCCDASTCRLRPGAQCSSDGTCCRDCKLRAAGSVCREPIGECDLPEFCTGSSPFCPPNVYVQNGEPCEDGATYCYGGACASMRAQCQTLWGPNASAAPAVCFSSVNKQGNKYGNCGQLSDGSYAACQPNDVRCGRIQCQGGLERPLLGTNTEILTTTVRFDLHDLVCRGTFFHLGDDVSDPASVAQGTACGPGKACLDHKCQDASVLGADECRGKCNGHGVCNSNNNCHCRAGWAPPDCAYAGHGGSVDSGPARAAPESDPVLVALLVVFLLIVPALLLFLALRFPRVRRLCLTLGGDKFFPDSSHNRTPATERSSERNVDQVRPLRFHANAPETPPFKEAPAVAQKPSLVPPRSHPAAASCSASANSRGGRRPPSRPAIPPRPERRK from the exons ATGAGACAACTTTTGGCGCCACTCTTGCTGTTGCTGCTCAGCGCTGGCGTTGCGTTCACGGACGCCAGGTCCTTGAAGGCATCGCACGGCCCGGACGCAGCCCCAG GTAGCGCGCTACGGCGGAGCCCCCCGCCGGAGAGAACGCGACCCTTCGCGCTCGTGGGTGGGCAGAGGCGGAGCCTGAGGGAGGCACTGCAG GATGGCCACCCGGAGCATCTGCGGTGTGGCCTGGAGGTCCGAGGCGAGGTCTTGGTGCTGGACCTGCGGAAGAACCG CGACCTCCTGCCCAAAGCGCCGAACGTTTTCTTCTACCTGGCCGACGGCACCGGAGTGTCCCTGACGGACGACCCGGTG ACGCACTGTTATTACCACGGCAACGTAAGAGGATTCCCGAGCTCTCGCGTGGCGGTCAGCACCTGCTCGGGACTCCG CGGCGTAATCGCCGTCAACGCCTCGTTGAGCTTTGAAGTTCGGCCGCGGGAGCCGGGccgcgacgacgacggcggcggcggcggcggcggaggaggaggaggagacgacGAAGATGCGGGAGACGATGAAGACCACCTGATCTTTTCCACCGGTCGTTTGGAGGATGAGGCGGCGAGTGGGTGCGGGGTGGCCCACGAGCCCCCCGACACGCGGCGCCGCCGCACCGCCGCTCACGCGCAACACCGA AACAAGCGGGACCTCCTGTCCGAGACCAAATACATCGAGCTGGTTCTGGTGGCGGACCACCAGGAG TTCTTGAACTACCAGAAGAACAACAAGACCATCATCTACCGCATGCTGGATGTGGCCAATCAGGTGGACTGG TTCTACCGGCCTCTGAAGGTGCGCGTGGCGTTGACGGGTCTGGAGGTGTGGAGCGACCGGGACAAGATCCGCGTGGAGAAGAACCCCAGCGCCACGCTCAACAACTTCCTGCTCTGGCGGACCAGGGAGCTTCTGCCGCGGCTCCGTCACGACAACGCGCAGCTCGTCAT GGGCAGCGCCTTGGATGGCACCACGGTGGGTATGGCGGCGCAGGGGTCCATGTGCTCCAGGGACCGCTCGGGAGGCGTCAACGTG GACCACCTGGTCAGCGTTCTGGGCGTGGCGTCCACGGTGGCTCACGAACTGGGACACAACCTGGGCATGAGCCACGACACCAGCGAGCGGCGATGCCGCTGCGCCAACCAGCCGCGCGCGGGCGGCTGCATTATGGAACCCTCCACCGG GTTTCTGCCCGGCCAGCGGTTCAGCAGCTGCAGCGCGTCCGACCTGTCCGCCAGTCTGCTGCGGGGCGGCGGCATGTGCCTGTTCAACGTCCCGCCGCCCGAGCGTCTCCTGGGCGGGCCCCGCTGCGGCAACCTCTACGTAGAGCCCGGCGAGGAGTGCGACTGCGGCCTGCTAGAG GAGTGCCAGGACCTCTGCTGCGACGCTTCCACCTGTCGCCTCCGCCCCGGCGCCCAGTGCTCGTCTGATGGCACCTGCTGCCGGGACTGCAAG CTCCGGGCGGCGGGGTCCGTCTGCCGGGAGCCCATCGGAGAGTGCGACCTGCCCGAGTTCTGCACGGGCTCCTCGCCCTTCTGCCCGCCCAACGTCTACGTTCAGAACGGCGAACCCTGCGAGGATGGCGCCACCTACTGCTACGGCGGCGCCTGCGCGAGCATGCGGGCGCAGTGCCAGACGCTTTGGGGACCGA ATGCCAGCGCCGCGCCGGCCGTCTGCTTCTCGTCCGTCAACAAACAAGGAAACAAATACGGAAACTGCGGGCAGCTCAGCGACGGCTCGTACGCCGCGTGCCAACCCAA CGACGTGCGGTGCGGCAGGATCCAGTGTCAGGGCGGCCTGGAGCGCCCCCTGCTGGGCACGAACACGGAGATCCTGACCACCACCGTGCGCTTCGACCTCCACGACCTGGTGTGCCGGGGGACCTTCTTCCACCTGGGAGACGACGTGTCCGACCCCGCCTCCGTGGCCCAGGGCACCGCCTGCGGTCCCGGCAAG GCCTGCTTGGACCACAAGTGCCAGGATGCCTCGGTCTTGGGCGCGGACGAGTGCCGCGGGAAGTGCAACGGCCACGGC GTctgcaacagcaacaacaactgcCACTGCCGGGCGGGTTGGGCGCCGCCCGACTGCGCGTACGCCGGACACGGGGGCAGCGTGGACAGCGGACCCGCGCGCGCCGCCCCAG AGTCTGACCCGGTCCTGGTGGCCCTGCTGGTGGTCTTCCTCTTGATCGTGCCGgcgctcctcctcttcctcgctcTTCGCTTCCCTCGCGTCCGTCGTCTGTGTTTGACTTTGGGAGGCGACAAATTCTTTCCCGACTCCTCACACAACCG GACCCCGGCGACGGAACGCAGTTCGGAGCGCAACGTGGATCAGGTCCGTCCGCTGAGGTTCCACGCCAACGCCCCCGAGACTCCGCCCTTCAAGGAG GCGCCGGCAGTGGCCCAAAAGCCGTCGCTTGTTCCGCCCCGCAGCCATCCGGCCGCGGCGTCGTGCTCGGCGTCCGCTAACAG cCGTGGCGGTCGTCGTCCGCCATCGCGTCCCGCAATCCCGCCCAGACCGGAGCGAAG gaagtga
- the adam15 gene encoding disintegrin and metalloproteinase domain-containing protein 12 isoform X12, translating into MRQLLAPLLLLLLSAGVAFTDARSLKASHGPDAAPGSALRRSPPPERTRPFALVGGQRRSLREALQDGHPEHLRCGLEVRGEVLVLDLRKNRDLLPKAPNVFFYLADGTGVSLTDDPVTHCYYHGNVRGFPSSRVAVSTCSGLRGVIAVNASLSFEVRPREPGRDDDGGGGGGGGGGGDDEDAGDDEDHLIFSTGRLEDEAASGCGVAHEPPDTRRRRTAAHAQHRNKRDLLSETKYIELVLVADHQEFLNYQKNNKTIIYRMLDVANQVDWFYRPLKVRVALTGLEVWSDRDKIRVEKNPSATLNNFLLWRTRELLPRLRHDNAQLVMGSALDGTTVGMAAQGSMCSRDRSGGVNVDHLVSVLGVASTVAHELGHNLGMSHDTSERRCRCANQPRAGGCIMEPSTGFLPGQRFSSCSASDLSASLLRGGGMCLFNVPPPERLLGGPRCGNLYVEPGEECDCGLLEECQDLCCDASTCRLRPGAQCSSDGTCCRDCKLRAAGSVCREPIGECDLPEFCTGSSPFCPPNVYVQNGEPCEDGATYCYGGACASMRAQCQTLWGPNASAAPAVCFSSVNKQGNKYGNCGQLSDGSYAACQPNDVRCGRIQCQGGLERPLLGTNTEILTTTVRFDLHDLVCRGTFFHLGDDVSDPASVAQGTACGPGKACLDHKCQDASVLGADECRGKCNGHGVCNSNNNCHCRAGWAPPDCAYAGHGGSVDSGPARAAPESDPVLVALLVVFLLIVPALLLFLALRFPRVRRLCLTLGGDKFFPDSSHNRTPATERSSERNVDQVRPLRFHANAPETPPFKEEVMSSSPEAASARLTLK; encoded by the exons ATGAGACAACTTTTGGCGCCACTCTTGCTGTTGCTGCTCAGCGCTGGCGTTGCGTTCACGGACGCCAGGTCCTTGAAGGCATCGCACGGCCCGGACGCAGCCCCAG GTAGCGCGCTACGGCGGAGCCCCCCGCCGGAGAGAACGCGACCCTTCGCGCTCGTGGGTGGGCAGAGGCGGAGCCTGAGGGAGGCACTGCAG GATGGCCACCCGGAGCATCTGCGGTGTGGCCTGGAGGTCCGAGGCGAGGTCTTGGTGCTGGACCTGCGGAAGAACCG CGACCTCCTGCCCAAAGCGCCGAACGTTTTCTTCTACCTGGCCGACGGCACCGGAGTGTCCCTGACGGACGACCCGGTG ACGCACTGTTATTACCACGGCAACGTAAGAGGATTCCCGAGCTCTCGCGTGGCGGTCAGCACCTGCTCGGGACTCCG CGGCGTAATCGCCGTCAACGCCTCGTTGAGCTTTGAAGTTCGGCCGCGGGAGCCGGGccgcgacgacgacggcggcggcggcggcggcggaggaggaggaggagacgacGAAGATGCGGGAGACGATGAAGACCACCTGATCTTTTCCACCGGTCGTTTGGAGGATGAGGCGGCGAGTGGGTGCGGGGTGGCCCACGAGCCCCCCGACACGCGGCGCCGCCGCACCGCCGCTCACGCGCAACACCGA AACAAGCGGGACCTCCTGTCCGAGACCAAATACATCGAGCTGGTTCTGGTGGCGGACCACCAGGAG TTCTTGAACTACCAGAAGAACAACAAGACCATCATCTACCGCATGCTGGATGTGGCCAATCAGGTGGACTGG TTCTACCGGCCTCTGAAGGTGCGCGTGGCGTTGACGGGTCTGGAGGTGTGGAGCGACCGGGACAAGATCCGCGTGGAGAAGAACCCCAGCGCCACGCTCAACAACTTCCTGCTCTGGCGGACCAGGGAGCTTCTGCCGCGGCTCCGTCACGACAACGCGCAGCTCGTCAT GGGCAGCGCCTTGGATGGCACCACGGTGGGTATGGCGGCGCAGGGGTCCATGTGCTCCAGGGACCGCTCGGGAGGCGTCAACGTG GACCACCTGGTCAGCGTTCTGGGCGTGGCGTCCACGGTGGCTCACGAACTGGGACACAACCTGGGCATGAGCCACGACACCAGCGAGCGGCGATGCCGCTGCGCCAACCAGCCGCGCGCGGGCGGCTGCATTATGGAACCCTCCACCGG GTTTCTGCCCGGCCAGCGGTTCAGCAGCTGCAGCGCGTCCGACCTGTCCGCCAGTCTGCTGCGGGGCGGCGGCATGTGCCTGTTCAACGTCCCGCCGCCCGAGCGTCTCCTGGGCGGGCCCCGCTGCGGCAACCTCTACGTAGAGCCCGGCGAGGAGTGCGACTGCGGCCTGCTAGAG GAGTGCCAGGACCTCTGCTGCGACGCTTCCACCTGTCGCCTCCGCCCCGGCGCCCAGTGCTCGTCTGATGGCACCTGCTGCCGGGACTGCAAG CTCCGGGCGGCGGGGTCCGTCTGCCGGGAGCCCATCGGAGAGTGCGACCTGCCCGAGTTCTGCACGGGCTCCTCGCCCTTCTGCCCGCCCAACGTCTACGTTCAGAACGGCGAACCCTGCGAGGATGGCGCCACCTACTGCTACGGCGGCGCCTGCGCGAGCATGCGGGCGCAGTGCCAGACGCTTTGGGGACCGA ATGCCAGCGCCGCGCCGGCCGTCTGCTTCTCGTCCGTCAACAAACAAGGAAACAAATACGGAAACTGCGGGCAGCTCAGCGACGGCTCGTACGCCGCGTGCCAACCCAA CGACGTGCGGTGCGGCAGGATCCAGTGTCAGGGCGGCCTGGAGCGCCCCCTGCTGGGCACGAACACGGAGATCCTGACCACCACCGTGCGCTTCGACCTCCACGACCTGGTGTGCCGGGGGACCTTCTTCCACCTGGGAGACGACGTGTCCGACCCCGCCTCCGTGGCCCAGGGCACCGCCTGCGGTCCCGGCAAG GCCTGCTTGGACCACAAGTGCCAGGATGCCTCGGTCTTGGGCGCGGACGAGTGCCGCGGGAAGTGCAACGGCCACGGC GTctgcaacagcaacaacaactgcCACTGCCGGGCGGGTTGGGCGCCGCCCGACTGCGCGTACGCCGGACACGGGGGCAGCGTGGACAGCGGACCCGCGCGCGCCGCCCCAG AGTCTGACCCGGTCCTGGTGGCCCTGCTGGTGGTCTTCCTCTTGATCGTGCCGgcgctcctcctcttcctcgctcTTCGCTTCCCTCGCGTCCGTCGTCTGTGTTTGACTTTGGGAGGCGACAAATTCTTTCCCGACTCCTCACACAACCG GACCCCGGCGACGGAACGCAGTTCGGAGCGCAACGTGGATCAGGTCCGTCCGCTGAGGTTCCACGCCAACGCCCCCGAGACTCCGCCCTTCAAGGAG gaagtgatgtcatccAGCCCGGAGGCCGCCAGTGCACGTCTGACTCTTAAGTGA
- the adam15 gene encoding disintegrin and metalloproteinase domain-containing protein 12 isoform X7: MRQLLAPLLLLLLSAGVAFTDARSLKASHGPDAAPGSALRRSPPPERTRPFALVGGQRRSLREALQDGHPEHLRCGLEVRGEVLVLDLRKNRDLLPKAPNVFFYLADGTGVSLTDDPVTHCYYHGNVRGFPSSRVAVSTCSGLRGVIAVNASLSFEVRPREPGRDDDGGGGGGGGGGGDDEDAGDDEDHLIFSTGRLEDEAASGCGVAHEPPDTRRRRTAAHAQHRNKRDLLSETKYIELVLVADHQEFLNYQKNNKTIIYRMLDVANQVDWFYRPLKVRVALTGLEVWSDRDKIRVEKNPSATLNNFLLWRTRELLPRLRHDNAQLVMGSALDGTTVGMAAQGSMCSRDRSGGVNVDHLVSVLGVASTVAHELGHNLGMSHDTSERRCRCANQPRAGGCIMEPSTGFLPGQRFSSCSASDLSASLLRGGGMCLFNVPPPERLLGGPRCGNLYVEPGEECDCGLLEECQDLCCDASTCRLRPGAQCSSDGTCCRDCKLRAAGSVCREPIGECDLPEFCTGSSPFCPPNVYVQNGEPCEDGATYCYGGACASMRAQCQTLWGPNASAAPAVCFSSVNKQGNKYGNCGQLSDGSYAACQPNDVRCGRIQCQGGLERPLLGTNTEILTTTVRFDLHDLVCRGTFFHLGDDVSDPASVAQGTACGPGKACLDHKCQDASVLGADECRGKCNGHGVCNSNNNCHCRAGWAPPDCAYAGHGGSVDSGPARAAPESDPVLVALLVVFLLIVPALLLFLALRFPRVRRLCLTLGGDKFFPDSSHNRTPATERSSERNVDQVRPLRFHANAPETPPFKEAPAVAQKPSLVPPRSHPAAASCSASANRLDSLKRALLIARLRRILFSACASRMVLKVREDTSREP, translated from the exons ATGAGACAACTTTTGGCGCCACTCTTGCTGTTGCTGCTCAGCGCTGGCGTTGCGTTCACGGACGCCAGGTCCTTGAAGGCATCGCACGGCCCGGACGCAGCCCCAG GTAGCGCGCTACGGCGGAGCCCCCCGCCGGAGAGAACGCGACCCTTCGCGCTCGTGGGTGGGCAGAGGCGGAGCCTGAGGGAGGCACTGCAG GATGGCCACCCGGAGCATCTGCGGTGTGGCCTGGAGGTCCGAGGCGAGGTCTTGGTGCTGGACCTGCGGAAGAACCG CGACCTCCTGCCCAAAGCGCCGAACGTTTTCTTCTACCTGGCCGACGGCACCGGAGTGTCCCTGACGGACGACCCGGTG ACGCACTGTTATTACCACGGCAACGTAAGAGGATTCCCGAGCTCTCGCGTGGCGGTCAGCACCTGCTCGGGACTCCG CGGCGTAATCGCCGTCAACGCCTCGTTGAGCTTTGAAGTTCGGCCGCGGGAGCCGGGccgcgacgacgacggcggcggcggcggcggcggaggaggaggaggagacgacGAAGATGCGGGAGACGATGAAGACCACCTGATCTTTTCCACCGGTCGTTTGGAGGATGAGGCGGCGAGTGGGTGCGGGGTGGCCCACGAGCCCCCCGACACGCGGCGCCGCCGCACCGCCGCTCACGCGCAACACCGA AACAAGCGGGACCTCCTGTCCGAGACCAAATACATCGAGCTGGTTCTGGTGGCGGACCACCAGGAG TTCTTGAACTACCAGAAGAACAACAAGACCATCATCTACCGCATGCTGGATGTGGCCAATCAGGTGGACTGG TTCTACCGGCCTCTGAAGGTGCGCGTGGCGTTGACGGGTCTGGAGGTGTGGAGCGACCGGGACAAGATCCGCGTGGAGAAGAACCCCAGCGCCACGCTCAACAACTTCCTGCTCTGGCGGACCAGGGAGCTTCTGCCGCGGCTCCGTCACGACAACGCGCAGCTCGTCAT GGGCAGCGCCTTGGATGGCACCACGGTGGGTATGGCGGCGCAGGGGTCCATGTGCTCCAGGGACCGCTCGGGAGGCGTCAACGTG GACCACCTGGTCAGCGTTCTGGGCGTGGCGTCCACGGTGGCTCACGAACTGGGACACAACCTGGGCATGAGCCACGACACCAGCGAGCGGCGATGCCGCTGCGCCAACCAGCCGCGCGCGGGCGGCTGCATTATGGAACCCTCCACCGG GTTTCTGCCCGGCCAGCGGTTCAGCAGCTGCAGCGCGTCCGACCTGTCCGCCAGTCTGCTGCGGGGCGGCGGCATGTGCCTGTTCAACGTCCCGCCGCCCGAGCGTCTCCTGGGCGGGCCCCGCTGCGGCAACCTCTACGTAGAGCCCGGCGAGGAGTGCGACTGCGGCCTGCTAGAG GAGTGCCAGGACCTCTGCTGCGACGCTTCCACCTGTCGCCTCCGCCCCGGCGCCCAGTGCTCGTCTGATGGCACCTGCTGCCGGGACTGCAAG CTCCGGGCGGCGGGGTCCGTCTGCCGGGAGCCCATCGGAGAGTGCGACCTGCCCGAGTTCTGCACGGGCTCCTCGCCCTTCTGCCCGCCCAACGTCTACGTTCAGAACGGCGAACCCTGCGAGGATGGCGCCACCTACTGCTACGGCGGCGCCTGCGCGAGCATGCGGGCGCAGTGCCAGACGCTTTGGGGACCGA ATGCCAGCGCCGCGCCGGCCGTCTGCTTCTCGTCCGTCAACAAACAAGGAAACAAATACGGAAACTGCGGGCAGCTCAGCGACGGCTCGTACGCCGCGTGCCAACCCAA CGACGTGCGGTGCGGCAGGATCCAGTGTCAGGGCGGCCTGGAGCGCCCCCTGCTGGGCACGAACACGGAGATCCTGACCACCACCGTGCGCTTCGACCTCCACGACCTGGTGTGCCGGGGGACCTTCTTCCACCTGGGAGACGACGTGTCCGACCCCGCCTCCGTGGCCCAGGGCACCGCCTGCGGTCCCGGCAAG GCCTGCTTGGACCACAAGTGCCAGGATGCCTCGGTCTTGGGCGCGGACGAGTGCCGCGGGAAGTGCAACGGCCACGGC GTctgcaacagcaacaacaactgcCACTGCCGGGCGGGTTGGGCGCCGCCCGACTGCGCGTACGCCGGACACGGGGGCAGCGTGGACAGCGGACCCGCGCGCGCCGCCCCAG AGTCTGACCCGGTCCTGGTGGCCCTGCTGGTGGTCTTCCTCTTGATCGTGCCGgcgctcctcctcttcctcgctcTTCGCTTCCCTCGCGTCCGTCGTCTGTGTTTGACTTTGGGAGGCGACAAATTCTTTCCCGACTCCTCACACAACCG GACCCCGGCGACGGAACGCAGTTCGGAGCGCAACGTGGATCAGGTCCGTCCGCTGAGGTTCCACGCCAACGCCCCCGAGACTCCGCCCTTCAAGGAG GCGCCGGCAGTGGCCCAAAAGCCGTCGCTTGTTCCGCCCCGCAGCCATCCGGCCGCGGCGTCGTGCTCGGCGTCCGCTAACAGGTTGGACTCGTTGAAACGCGCTCTTCTGATTGCTCGGCTACGTCGCATTTTGTTCTCTGCTTGTGCGAGCCGTATGGTACTGAAAGTACGTGAAGATACTTCAAGGGAGCCGTAA
- the adam15 gene encoding disintegrin and metalloproteinase domain-containing protein 12 isoform X8 produces the protein MRQLLAPLLLLLLSAGVAFTDARSLKASHGPDAAPGSALRRSPPPERTRPFALVGGQRRSLREALQDGHPEHLRCGLEVRGEVLVLDLRKNRDLLPKAPNVFFYLADGTGVSLTDDPVTHCYYHGNVRGFPSSRVAVSTCSGLRGVIAVNASLSFEVRPREPGRDDDGGGGGGGGGGGDDEDAGDDEDHLIFSTGRLEDEAASGCGVAHEPPDTRRRRTAAHAQHRNKRDLLSETKYIELVLVADHQEFLNYQKNNKTIIYRMLDVANQVDWFYRPLKVRVALTGLEVWSDRDKIRVEKNPSATLNNFLLWRTRELLPRLRHDNAQLVMGSALDGTTVGMAAQGSMCSRDRSGGVNVDHLVSVLGVASTVAHELGHNLGMSHDTSERRCRCANQPRAGGCIMEPSTGFLPGQRFSSCSASDLSASLLRGGGMCLFNVPPPERLLGGPRCGNLYVEPGEECDCGLLEECQDLCCDASTCRLRPGAQCSSDGTCCRDCKLRAAGSVCREPIGECDLPEFCTGSSPFCPPNVYVQNGEPCEDGATYCYGGACASMRAQCQTLWGPNASAAPAVCFSSVNKQGNKYGNCGQLSDGSYAACQPNDVRCGRIQCQGGLERPLLGTNTEILTTTVRFDLHDLVCRGTFFHLGDDVSDPASVAQGTACGPGKACLDHKCQDASVLGADECRGKCNGHGVCNSNNNCHCRAGWAPPDCAYAGHGGSVDSGPARAAPESDPVLVALLVVFLLIVPALLLFLALRFPRVRRLCLTLGGDKFFPDSSHNRTPATERSSERNVDQVRPLRFHANAPETPPFKELLDRPAPPTRPLPPAPPLNPPPQPWRSSSAIASRNPAQTGAKEVMSSSPEAASARLTLK, from the exons ATGAGACAACTTTTGGCGCCACTCTTGCTGTTGCTGCTCAGCGCTGGCGTTGCGTTCACGGACGCCAGGTCCTTGAAGGCATCGCACGGCCCGGACGCAGCCCCAG GTAGCGCGCTACGGCGGAGCCCCCCGCCGGAGAGAACGCGACCCTTCGCGCTCGTGGGTGGGCAGAGGCGGAGCCTGAGGGAGGCACTGCAG GATGGCCACCCGGAGCATCTGCGGTGTGGCCTGGAGGTCCGAGGCGAGGTCTTGGTGCTGGACCTGCGGAAGAACCG CGACCTCCTGCCCAAAGCGCCGAACGTTTTCTTCTACCTGGCCGACGGCACCGGAGTGTCCCTGACGGACGACCCGGTG ACGCACTGTTATTACCACGGCAACGTAAGAGGATTCCCGAGCTCTCGCGTGGCGGTCAGCACCTGCTCGGGACTCCG CGGCGTAATCGCCGTCAACGCCTCGTTGAGCTTTGAAGTTCGGCCGCGGGAGCCGGGccgcgacgacgacggcggcggcggcggcggcggaggaggaggaggagacgacGAAGATGCGGGAGACGATGAAGACCACCTGATCTTTTCCACCGGTCGTTTGGAGGATGAGGCGGCGAGTGGGTGCGGGGTGGCCCACGAGCCCCCCGACACGCGGCGCCGCCGCACCGCCGCTCACGCGCAACACCGA AACAAGCGGGACCTCCTGTCCGAGACCAAATACATCGAGCTGGTTCTGGTGGCGGACCACCAGGAG TTCTTGAACTACCAGAAGAACAACAAGACCATCATCTACCGCATGCTGGATGTGGCCAATCAGGTGGACTGG TTCTACCGGCCTCTGAAGGTGCGCGTGGCGTTGACGGGTCTGGAGGTGTGGAGCGACCGGGACAAGATCCGCGTGGAGAAGAACCCCAGCGCCACGCTCAACAACTTCCTGCTCTGGCGGACCAGGGAGCTTCTGCCGCGGCTCCGTCACGACAACGCGCAGCTCGTCAT GGGCAGCGCCTTGGATGGCACCACGGTGGGTATGGCGGCGCAGGGGTCCATGTGCTCCAGGGACCGCTCGGGAGGCGTCAACGTG GACCACCTGGTCAGCGTTCTGGGCGTGGCGTCCACGGTGGCTCACGAACTGGGACACAACCTGGGCATGAGCCACGACACCAGCGAGCGGCGATGCCGCTGCGCCAACCAGCCGCGCGCGGGCGGCTGCATTATGGAACCCTCCACCGG GTTTCTGCCCGGCCAGCGGTTCAGCAGCTGCAGCGCGTCCGACCTGTCCGCCAGTCTGCTGCGGGGCGGCGGCATGTGCCTGTTCAACGTCCCGCCGCCCGAGCGTCTCCTGGGCGGGCCCCGCTGCGGCAACCTCTACGTAGAGCCCGGCGAGGAGTGCGACTGCGGCCTGCTAGAG GAGTGCCAGGACCTCTGCTGCGACGCTTCCACCTGTCGCCTCCGCCCCGGCGCCCAGTGCTCGTCTGATGGCACCTGCTGCCGGGACTGCAAG CTCCGGGCGGCGGGGTCCGTCTGCCGGGAGCCCATCGGAGAGTGCGACCTGCCCGAGTTCTGCACGGGCTCCTCGCCCTTCTGCCCGCCCAACGTCTACGTTCAGAACGGCGAACCCTGCGAGGATGGCGCCACCTACTGCTACGGCGGCGCCTGCGCGAGCATGCGGGCGCAGTGCCAGACGCTTTGGGGACCGA ATGCCAGCGCCGCGCCGGCCGTCTGCTTCTCGTCCGTCAACAAACAAGGAAACAAATACGGAAACTGCGGGCAGCTCAGCGACGGCTCGTACGCCGCGTGCCAACCCAA CGACGTGCGGTGCGGCAGGATCCAGTGTCAGGGCGGCCTGGAGCGCCCCCTGCTGGGCACGAACACGGAGATCCTGACCACCACCGTGCGCTTCGACCTCCACGACCTGGTGTGCCGGGGGACCTTCTTCCACCTGGGAGACGACGTGTCCGACCCCGCCTCCGTGGCCCAGGGCACCGCCTGCGGTCCCGGCAAG GCCTGCTTGGACCACAAGTGCCAGGATGCCTCGGTCTTGGGCGCGGACGAGTGCCGCGGGAAGTGCAACGGCCACGGC GTctgcaacagcaacaacaactgcCACTGCCGGGCGGGTTGGGCGCCGCCCGACTGCGCGTACGCCGGACACGGGGGCAGCGTGGACAGCGGACCCGCGCGCGCCGCCCCAG AGTCTGACCCGGTCCTGGTGGCCCTGCTGGTGGTCTTCCTCTTGATCGTGCCGgcgctcctcctcttcctcgctcTTCGCTTCCCTCGCGTCCGTCGTCTGTGTTTGACTTTGGGAGGCGACAAATTCTTTCCCGACTCCTCACACAACCG GACCCCGGCGACGGAACGCAGTTCGGAGCGCAACGTGGATCAGGTCCGTCCGCTGAGGTTCCACGCCAACGCCCCCGAGACTCCGCCCTTCAAGGAG CTTCTTGACAGGCCGGCTCCTCCCACTCGGCcgctcccccccgcccctccactAAACCCCCCGCCGCAG cCGTGGCGGTCGTCGTCCGCCATCGCGTCCCGCAATCCCGCCCAGACCGGAGCGAAG gaagtgatgtcatccAGCCCGGAGGCCGCCAGTGCACGTCTGACTCTTAAGTGA